TCGCGTTGATATTTCGCAAACTCGGCGGTTATCTCGCTATGAGCTAAAAAGGCCCATACATCCGTGATGAGTTGTGTTTGAGCAGATTCAAGATTTGCCACCATTGCATTGTGGTCGCGGATCGAGCGATTTGCCGTCTCAATCAGGTCTTTCATCTTCTGGAGAATATCTTTGAGCGGTTCCAGAGTGATGGATTGACTCGGCTCTTTGGCCTTCTGATCCAGTCGTTGCCGATTTGTCTGGAATCGGGCATCGAAGACTTGTTTCTCTGTTTTCAACGCATCGGCATCGAGGAACCGGGATGCCGTAGCCACTACCGCATCGACCATTTGGCTGATGCGTTCTCCTGCCAGCAAGTACCCGTCTTTCAGAACGGCGATGGCGGAAGTGTCTTGAGCAAAAGTTTCGTCGAAGTATTGCTCTAGGCTGGCGGCGAGGCTTTGCGGCGCTTTCTGCTGACAGAAAGGGCAATCCCCATCATTTACACCGTAATAAGCGATGCCTTGTTTGACCCAATCGCTGTTGCCTAGCCGCAGGATCATAGCTGCAATGTCGACATCCGATTTTCCGATGACTCGCTTGGCGAGAATAGGATCGCTCTCCCACGCGAGAAATTGAGCGTCGTTAATGGTCGTTAGTAGCGATTCGACGGTCGGAGTTGTTTCAAACAGAGAGGCCGAGCGCGCCTCAAGATCAGATTGAGTAGGCAGAGGCGCAGGCGCTTTCTTTTGGCATTCCGTAATAAGCCGATTCTTAAACTTCAGCTTGTCTCCACGGTAGCCCGTGAGTGCCCCTTGTAGCTTTGTGTCGTGACGTTTCTTAACCTCCCAGCACGCATCCCGGAAATTAGCTTCTAGTTGTGTGAGTTCCCCTCGCTTGCCGCGTGTGCCATCGTCACCTTGTAACGTGTGTGTGAGATTTTCGATTTTCCGGGTAAAGTCCGCTGAGTCAAGTTTTGCCTGCGCGATCTTGTTTTGGGTCTCTATGTCTTTTTGACCCAGGGTGAAGATACCTTTCAGCTCTCCCGGCTGGTTGAAGTTCTTGGCAACAAAATCGCGGTTGTACACGAAGGTGTCCAGCTTCGTGCCGCGTTGCCAATGAACCGCGCATTTTGAAAACGGGCTGCCATCCGCAATCAGCCGCGATACCGTAGTCTTCCCGGCTCCGTTCGGACCATACACAAAGTTGATCTCACGCAACTCATCCATCATCTCGATGGCATCTCCGTAGCTGGCGCATCCTGAAATCTCAAGTCGGTCAATCATGCGTTCTTCGGGGCAGATGCACTCAGGCATCGTCTACTAGCCGTCCTTTGTATGTGCAACCGAGCATACTCTCTTTATCTCCGAGCGCAACTTTAA
The DNA window shown above is from Acidobacterium capsulatum ATCC 51196 and carries:
- a CDS encoding ATP-binding protein, which produces MIDRLEISGCASYGDAIEMMDELREINFVYGPNGAGKTTVSRLIADGSPFSKCAVHWQRGTKLDTFVYNRDFVAKNFNQPGELKGIFTLGQKDIETQNKIAQAKLDSADFTRKIENLTHTLQGDDGTRGKRGELTQLEANFRDACWEVKKRHDTKLQGALTGYRGDKLKFKNRLITECQKKAPAPLPTQSDLEARSASLFETTPTVESLLTTINDAQFLAWESDPILAKRVIGKSDVDIAAMILRLGNSDWVKQGIAYYGVNDGDCPFCQQKAPQSLAASLEQYFDETFAQDTSAIAVLKDGYLLAGERISQMVDAVVATASRFLDADALKTEKQVFDARFQTNRQRLDQKAKEPSQSITLEPLKDILQKMKDLIETANRSIRDHNAMVANLESAQTQLITDVWAFLAHSEITAEFAKYQRDKKSVDTAISSLEQQIEKATFDRKAKDAEIRNLEKQTTSVRPTVDEINKLLNAFGFRSFSLEATNTNLYRLRRPDGSDAKETLSEGERSFITFLYFYHLLKGSESSSGVTTDRVVVFDDPVSSLDSDVLFIVGSLIRQILEEVRANRSHIKQVFILTHNVYFHKEITFHKDRSAGQAFKEETFWIIRKVDGKSKILKYTINPIKTSYDLLWSEVRNGSPQAPGVQNAMRRILEHYFRILGGIGYDEILDLFDGEEKLICKALFSWVNDGSHSIPDDIFTTLDDSAVQKQREVFKNIFVRTNHLNHYNMMMGEPFVIESKRTG